From a single Stomoxys calcitrans chromosome 4, idStoCalc2.1, whole genome shotgun sequence genomic region:
- the LOC106085869 gene encoding caspase-8, which translates to MGSYRRNIMERINDIDIDDLEYVERDLCFYELVSLGFLLYGREKTTSEYILQKLIVLQQNPPKGKGNFGLAGSSDILRKYATINNTTWRVNIVEALAIIRAKKVLRKLGFSWQELHDIYLPHIPEVNVYIHPLLKALYKISERLSIAQAGRMVIKINETYLRHESQNLRFYDYGHLEVFLLFWMTRDVIAIGNQNLQGADVLNLISYFKQNDLDSMKAVLVDTINHNSVHGNYRRATNNTSNTVADNVVQSAAGNAVGRQETEDKDSGAVMDSRDMSLSAEHMQPQPNGFPRTDHEDFDCTERYVIRKQQAGYVLIINQSKFYEETNPEFKNLLPKIPFKPYRAGTDVDRDNLKALFSSFGYTPLVRDNLTHEEMQHVIGQTVQKSLIRDSLIVCILTHGMEGVVYGCNSIPVSINTIKAIMAEDTLKGKPKLLIIQACQKNIAPLDTSVSNAENQLEKQPDAYADMLTAMSSIAGTEALRHTMTGSWFIESLCKLTAKWCTRKHMLDILTNVIADVAKRHDKNEYMLPIMSTTLRKDFFLPPPT; encoded by the exons ATGGGCTCGTACAGAAGGAATATAATGGAACGCATTAATGACATAGATATAGACGATTTGGAATATGTGGAAAGGGATTTGTGTTTTTATGAATTG GTTTCTTTGGGGTTTCTACTTTATGGCAGAGAGAAAACAACTTCGGAGTACATTTTACAAAAACTTATAGTGCTGCAGCAAAATCCACCCAAAGGTAAGGGTAACTTTGGACTCGCGGGTAGCAGTGATATTCTCCGCAAATATGCCACCATAAATAACACCACATGGCGTGTCAACATTGTGGAGGCGCTGGCAATTATAAGAGCAAAAAAGGTTTTGCGCAAACTGGGATTTAGTTGGCAAGAGCTTCATGACATTTATCTGCCACACATACCGGAAGTAAATGTTTACATTCATCCTTTGTTAAAAGCTTTATACAAAATCTCTGAGCGGCTCTCAATCGCCCAAGCGGGCAGAATGGTTATCAAGATcaatgaaacgtatttgcgtCATGAATCACAAAACTTGCGTTTCTATGATTATGGTCATCTGGAAGTGTTTCTTTTGTTCTGGATGACTAGAGATGTAATTGCAATTGGCAATCAAAATTTGCAAGGTGCCGATGTGCttaatttaatatcatattttaaacaaaatgatTTGGATTCAATGAAGGCAGTTTTGGTGGATACCATCAACCATAATTCTGTGCATGGAAACTATAGAAGAGCCACAAACAACACATCGAATACAGTGGCAGACAATGTTGTGCAATCTGCCGCTGGAAATGCTGTTGGTAGACAGGAAACAGAAGACAAAGATTCGGGGGCTGTTATGGATTCCCGGGATATGTCATTGTCAGCAGAACACATGCAACCCCAACCAAATGGTTTTCCCAGAACAGATCATGAAGACTTTGATTGTACTGAACGCTATGTTATACGCAAGCAACAGGCGGGTTATGTtttgattataaatcaaagcaAGTTCTATGAAGAAACAAATCCAGAGTTTAAG aatcttTTACCCAAAATACCATTTAAGCCATATCGTGCTGGAACCGATGTTGATAGAGATAATCTGAAAGCATTATTTTCTTCATTTGGCTATACGCCCTTAGTTCGCGATAATCTAACGCATGAAGAAATGCAGCATGTTATAGGACAAACTGTGCAAAAATCTCTCATTAGAGATTCCTTAATTGTGTGCATATTGACACATGGCATGGAGGGAGTAGTTTATGGTTGTAATAGCATACCGGTTAGTATAAACACCATAAAAGCAATAATGGCAGAGGATACATTGAAGGGAAAACCTAAACTATTGATAATACAGGCATGTCAAAAGAACATTGCCCCATTGGATACG AGTGTTTCAAATGCTGAAAACCAATTGGAAAAACAACCAGATGCTTATGCAGATATGCTAACAGCAATGTCTTCAATAGCAGGCACGGAAGCCTTAAGACATACCATGACTGGAAGTTGGTTTATCGAATCTCTGTGTAAACTCACAGCAAAGTGGTGTACTCG CAAACACATGCTGGATATATTAACCAATGTTATTGCAGATGTGGCAAAGAGGCATGACAAAAATGAATATATGCTTCCCATTATGAGTACCACCTTGCGGAAAGATTTCTTTTTACCACCACCCACATAG